From Xenopus laevis strain J_2021 chromosome 7L, Xenopus_laevis_v10.1, whole genome shotgun sequence, one genomic window encodes:
- the upk1a.L gene encoding uroplakin 1A L homeolog isoform X1: protein MAEKGSSGMVAFIVFGNVIISLSGLALFAETIWATTDPYKVYPILGVTGKDDVFAGGWIAIFCGFSFFILGIYGILAVQRGSRTMVLTYLVLMMIVYIFECASCITSFTHRDYMINSNVIKGQMLTYYSDSSTPQGRDITGVWLRMMLEKNCCGVDGPLDWVDYYSTFRKSYNETTAPWPLWCCQRDSNFQIINQQGCVVGLKSYVYQQGCFDHISNAINSYTWGISWFGFAILMWTMIVMLVTMYNYTKMN from the exons ATGGCAGAAAAAGGGTCTTCGGGCATGGTGGCCTTCATTGTGTTTGGGAATGTCATTATATCG CTCTCTGGCCTTGCGTTGTTTGCGGAGACGATCTGGGCGACCACCGACCCCTACAAGGTTTATCCAATTCTGGGGGTGACTGGGAAAGATGATGTTTTTGCCGGCGGCTGGATTGCCATATTCTGTGGTTTTTCATTCTTTATACTGGGAATCTATGGCATCCTCGCAGTGCAGAGAGGGAGTCGCACTATGGTTCTGACG TACTTGGTGCTGATGATGATCGTGTATATATTTGAATGCGCCTCCTGTATCACTTCCTTCACACACAGAGACTAT ATGATAAACTCCAATGTGATTAAGGGTCAGATGTTGACTTACTACTCGGACAGCAGCACCCCGCAGGGTCGGGACATCACCGGCGTGTGGCTCAGGATGATGCTGGAG aAAAACTGCTGCGGTGTGGACGGGCCGCTGGATTGGGTGGATTATTACTCCACTTTCCGCAAGTCGTACAATGAAACGACGGCCCCCTGGCCCTTGTGGTGCTGCCAGAGAGACAGTAACTTCCAGATCATCAATCAGCAGGGATGTGTAGTTGGACTCAAGTCTTATGTTTATCAGCAG GGCTGCTTTGATCACATATCCAATGCCATCAACAGCTACACCTGGGGCATCTCCTGGTTTGGATTTGCCATCCTTATGTGGACG ATGATTGTCATGTTGGTAACGATGTATAATTACACCAAGATGAACTGA
- the aplp1.L gene encoding amyloid beta precursor like protein 1 L homeolog isoform X1 codes for MGASERLKTSLLHVSCLLLLGAQCLSAWRPQLALFCGRVPLHMDLTNGQWLSDSRGIPSCIGSSKDEILKYCREIYPELQITGVAEAAQPVTVTNWCQNQRSECKGHQHIVVPYHCLVGEFISDALLVPDKCRFLHREQMDVCESYQHWHETARTACAAEDLDLHSYGMLLPCRLDRFRGVEYVCCPTRNPPQVEPTQVLPSSTPETEELEKEDEVEIEEDNVEVVEEGEEDIAGVETDEHTPAIWDDYFVGPGDEEETTSAAPTVPPEVKVSRPTDGVDIYFESPREGSEHANFLRAKMELEERRMKQINEVMKEWAEADYQAKNLPKSDRQAINEHFQTILQTLEGQISAQRQRLVETHLGRVVASLNDNRRGALENYLASVQATPLDPERVLLALKRYIRAEQRDQRHTVRHYQHVSSAEPDRAETIQFQVLTHLRVIEERVNQSLSLLYRNPQLTPELRDQIESWLRTEWMGAGDLLSSTQKKMNEDSDYPEIRVPPQNSAESSQGEGSAVWDLYSDFPPSERTLTFPGPKDNGSVKQVHYQSEDIQRDQLEPDTLVTFNRGALIGLLVVAVAVAMVIIISLLLIRRKPYGTISHGIIEVEASRSPEDKHLSKMQNQGYENPTYRYLEENN; via the exons TGTCTCTCAGCATGGCGACCCCAGCTGGCTTTATTCTGTGGCCGAGTTCCACTTCATATGGATCTGACCAACGGGCAGTGGCTGTCGGACTCCCGGGGGATTCCCAGCTGTATTGGGAGCAGCAAAGATGAGATTCTCAAATACTGCCGAGAG ATTTACCCTGAGCTACAAATCACAGGAGTCGCTGAAGCTGCTCAACCGGTGACAGTGACAAACTGGTGTCAGAACCAGAGGTCGGAGTGCAAAGGTCACCAGCATATAGTGGTTCCGTATCACTGCCTGG TGGGGGAGTTCATTAGCGATGCCCTCCTGGTGCCCGACAAATGCCGCTTCCTTCACCGCGAGCAGATGGATGTGTGTGAGAGTTACCAGCACTGGCATGAGACTGCCCGAACG GCATGTGCGGCCGAGGACTTAGATCTGCACAGTTATGGAATGCTGCTCCCATGCCGTCTTGACCGTTTCCGAGGGGTGGAATATGTATGCTGCCCCACCCGCAACCCCCCGCAGGTGGAACCTACCCAAGTCCTCCCCAGCTCCACACCTGAAACAGAAGAACTAGAGAAAGA GGATGAAGTGGAGATTGAAGAGGACAATGTGGAAGTGGTGGAGGAAGGTGAAGAAGACATCGCTGGGGTGGAGACTGACGAGCACACTCCCGCCATATGGGATGACTATTTTGTGGGACCTGGAGATGAGGAGGAGACTACGAGTGCTGCCCCCACTGTACCCCCTGAGGTTAAAG TCTCCCGCCCCACAGACGGAGTGGATATCTACTTTGAGTCACCCCGGGAGGGATCAGAACACGCCAATTTCCTCCGAGCCAAAATGGAGCTGGAAGAACGTCGCATGAAGCAAATCAATGAG GTGATGAAGGAATGGGCTGAGGCagattatcaagcaaaaaatcttcccaaatctgatCGGCAGGCAATAAATGAG CACTTTCAGACCATCCTGCAGACCCTGGAGGGACAAATCTCTGCTCAGCGACAGCGACTGGTTGAGACCCATCTGGGCCGTGTTGTTGCCTCTTTAAATGACAACCGCCGGGGGGCTCTGGAGAATTACCTGGCCAGTGTTCAGGCTACACCCCTAGAT CCGGAGCGAGTTCTGCTGGCGTTGAAGCGATACATCCGGGCCGAGCAGCGAGACCAGCGACACACGGTCAGACACTACCAACATGTGAGCAGCGCCGAGCCCGACCGAGCAGAGACCATTCAGTTCCAG GTTCTCACTCACCTGAGGGTCATTGAGGAACGAGTCAACCAATCTTTGTCTCTTCTGTACCGAAACCCCCAACTGACTCCTGAGCTCCGGGATCAGATCG AGAGTTGGCTGCGCACAGAGTGGATGGGGGCAGGAGATCTCCTCAGTTCGACGCAGAAGAAGATGAATGAGGACAGTGACTACCCTGAGATTCGAGTGCCCCCCCAGAACTCGGCAGAGTCATCGCAGGGAGAGG GCTCTGCAGTTTGGGATCTCTACTCAGATTTCCCCCCAAGTGAGCGAACACTCACTTTCCCTGGACCCAAG GATAATGGATCCGTGAAGCAAGTTCACTACCAGTCTGAGGATATTCAGAGAGACCAGCTG GAGCCAGATACGCTGGTCACGTTCAACCGCGGCGCTTTGATTGGTCTGTTGGTGGTGGCAGTGGCCGTGGCTATGGTGATCATTATTAGCCTTCTCCTGATACGACGCAAGCCCTACGGCACCATAAGCCACGGAATCATCGAG GTGGAAGCTTCCAGGAGCCCCGAGGACAAGCACTTGAGTAAGATGCAGAACCAGGGCTACGAGAACCCAACCTACAGATACCTGGAGGAGAATAACTGA
- the upk1a.L gene encoding uroplakin 1A L homeolog, with protein sequence MAEKGSSGMVAFIVFGNVIISLSGLALFAETIWATTDPYKVYPILGVTGKDDVFAGGWIAIFCGFSFFILGIYGILAVQRGSRTMVLTYLVLMMIVYIFECASCITSFTHRDYMINSNVIKGQMLTYYSDSSTPQGRDITGVWLRMMLEKNCCGVDGPLDWVDYYSTFRKSYNETTAPWPLWCCQRDSNFQIINQQGCVVGLKSYVYQQMIVMLVTMYNYTKMN encoded by the exons ATGGCAGAAAAAGGGTCTTCGGGCATGGTGGCCTTCATTGTGTTTGGGAATGTCATTATATCG CTCTCTGGCCTTGCGTTGTTTGCGGAGACGATCTGGGCGACCACCGACCCCTACAAGGTTTATCCAATTCTGGGGGTGACTGGGAAAGATGATGTTTTTGCCGGCGGCTGGATTGCCATATTCTGTGGTTTTTCATTCTTTATACTGGGAATCTATGGCATCCTCGCAGTGCAGAGAGGGAGTCGCACTATGGTTCTGACG TACTTGGTGCTGATGATGATCGTGTATATATTTGAATGCGCCTCCTGTATCACTTCCTTCACACACAGAGACTAT ATGATAAACTCCAATGTGATTAAGGGTCAGATGTTGACTTACTACTCGGACAGCAGCACCCCGCAGGGTCGGGACATCACCGGCGTGTGGCTCAGGATGATGCTGGAG aAAAACTGCTGCGGTGTGGACGGGCCGCTGGATTGGGTGGATTATTACTCCACTTTCCGCAAGTCGTACAATGAAACGACGGCCCCCTGGCCCTTGTGGTGCTGCCAGAGAGACAGTAACTTCCAGATCATCAATCAGCAGGGATGTGTAGTTGGACTCAAGTCTTATGTTTATCAGCAG ATGATTGTCATGTTGGTAACGATGTATAATTACACCAAGATGAACTGA
- the aplp1.L gene encoding amyloid beta precursor like protein 1 L homeolog precursor: MGASERLKTSLLHVSCLLLLGAQCLSAWRPQLALFCGRVPLHMDLTNGQWLSDSRGIPSCIGSSKDEILKYCREIYPELQITGVAEAAQPVTVTNWCQNQRSECKGHQHIVVPYHCLVGEFISDALLVPDKCRFLHREQMDVCESYQHWHETARTACAAEDLDLHSYGMLLPCRLDRFRGVEYVCCPTRNPPQVEPTQVLPSSTPETEELEKEDEVEIEEDNVEVVEEGEEDIAGVETDEHTPAIWDDYFVGPGDEEETTSAAPTVPPEVKVSRPTDGVDIYFESPREGSEHANFLRAKMELEERRMKQINEVMKEWAEADYQAKNLPKSDRQAINEHFQTILQTLEGQISAQRQRLVETHLGRVVASLNDNRRGALENYLASVQATPLDPERVLLALKRYIRAEQRDQRHTVRHYQHVSSAEPDRAETIQFQVLTHLRVIEERVNQSLSLLYRNPQLTPELRDQIESWLRTEWMGAGDLLSSTQKKMNEDSDYPEIRVPPQNSAESSQGEDSQQIERKGSAVWDLYSDFPPSERTLTFPGPKDNGSVKQVHYQSEDIQRDQLEPDTLVTFNRGALIGLLVVAVAVAMVIIISLLLIRRKPYGTISHGIIEVEASRSPEDKHLSKMQNQGYENPTYRYLEENN; encoded by the exons TGTCTCTCAGCATGGCGACCCCAGCTGGCTTTATTCTGTGGCCGAGTTCCACTTCATATGGATCTGACCAACGGGCAGTGGCTGTCGGACTCCCGGGGGATTCCCAGCTGTATTGGGAGCAGCAAAGATGAGATTCTCAAATACTGCCGAGAG ATTTACCCTGAGCTACAAATCACAGGAGTCGCTGAAGCTGCTCAACCGGTGACAGTGACAAACTGGTGTCAGAACCAGAGGTCGGAGTGCAAAGGTCACCAGCATATAGTGGTTCCGTATCACTGCCTGG TGGGGGAGTTCATTAGCGATGCCCTCCTGGTGCCCGACAAATGCCGCTTCCTTCACCGCGAGCAGATGGATGTGTGTGAGAGTTACCAGCACTGGCATGAGACTGCCCGAACG GCATGTGCGGCCGAGGACTTAGATCTGCACAGTTATGGAATGCTGCTCCCATGCCGTCTTGACCGTTTCCGAGGGGTGGAATATGTATGCTGCCCCACCCGCAACCCCCCGCAGGTGGAACCTACCCAAGTCCTCCCCAGCTCCACACCTGAAACAGAAGAACTAGAGAAAGA GGATGAAGTGGAGATTGAAGAGGACAATGTGGAAGTGGTGGAGGAAGGTGAAGAAGACATCGCTGGGGTGGAGACTGACGAGCACACTCCCGCCATATGGGATGACTATTTTGTGGGACCTGGAGATGAGGAGGAGACTACGAGTGCTGCCCCCACTGTACCCCCTGAGGTTAAAG TCTCCCGCCCCACAGACGGAGTGGATATCTACTTTGAGTCACCCCGGGAGGGATCAGAACACGCCAATTTCCTCCGAGCCAAAATGGAGCTGGAAGAACGTCGCATGAAGCAAATCAATGAG GTGATGAAGGAATGGGCTGAGGCagattatcaagcaaaaaatcttcccaaatctgatCGGCAGGCAATAAATGAG CACTTTCAGACCATCCTGCAGACCCTGGAGGGACAAATCTCTGCTCAGCGACAGCGACTGGTTGAGACCCATCTGGGCCGTGTTGTTGCCTCTTTAAATGACAACCGCCGGGGGGCTCTGGAGAATTACCTGGCCAGTGTTCAGGCTACACCCCTAGAT CCGGAGCGAGTTCTGCTGGCGTTGAAGCGATACATCCGGGCCGAGCAGCGAGACCAGCGACACACGGTCAGACACTACCAACATGTGAGCAGCGCCGAGCCCGACCGAGCAGAGACCATTCAGTTCCAG GTTCTCACTCACCTGAGGGTCATTGAGGAACGAGTCAACCAATCTTTGTCTCTTCTGTACCGAAACCCCCAACTGACTCCTGAGCTCCGGGATCAGATCG AGAGTTGGCTGCGCACAGAGTGGATGGGGGCAGGAGATCTCCTCAGTTCGACGCAGAAGAAGATGAATGAGGACAGTGACTACCCTGAGATTCGAGTGCCCCCCCAGAACTCGGCAGAGTCATCGCAGGGAGAGG ATTCGCAGCAGATCGAGAGGAAAG GCTCTGCAGTTTGGGATCTCTACTCAGATTTCCCCCCAAGTGAGCGAACACTCACTTTCCCTGGACCCAAG GATAATGGATCCGTGAAGCAAGTTCACTACCAGTCTGAGGATATTCAGAGAGACCAGCTG GAGCCAGATACGCTGGTCACGTTCAACCGCGGCGCTTTGATTGGTCTGTTGGTGGTGGCAGTGGCCGTGGCTATGGTGATCATTATTAGCCTTCTCCTGATACGACGCAAGCCCTACGGCACCATAAGCCACGGAATCATCGAG GTGGAAGCTTCCAGGAGCCCCGAGGACAAGCACTTGAGTAAGATGCAGAACCAGGGCTACGAGAACCCAACCTACAGATACCTGGAGGAGAATAACTGA